The region ATGAAATGGTTCCTTCAGTAGTGCTGGTCAGTTCTGAAATGGAAAGCAAATTGAATTTTCTGTTCATGACCTGGTCAAAGTCTTTCTGTGAAAAACATTCCTGACAGCTTCCAAAATCAAAATTACAGGCAGGAATGATGTGTTCATCAGGACATAAATCCGGATGTTGCAACATCGTACACAATGCCCTTTCAGCTTCATCAGATAATGTATGTTCCATTTCACAGGCCTGTTCATGGACATTCTCCTCTTTAATCTTTAGAACCTCCAACAGGAACTTCTCCAAAATCCTGTGTTTTCTTGTGATTTTTTGAGCAATTTTCATTCCATCATCAGTTAAAGTAGCTCCCTTATACGGAGTATAAACAATATATCCTAAATCTTCAAGTTTTTTAAGCATTTGAGTTACACTACCAGGAG is a window of uncultured Methanobrevibacter sp. DNA encoding:
- a CDS encoding metal-dependent transcriptional regulator translates to MADAKISENIEEYLEVLYRNGSNGEQVSTTQLSKDLKIAPGSVTQMLKKLEDLGYIVYTPYKGATLTDDGMKIAQKITRKHRILEKFLLEVLKIKEENVHEQACEMEHTLSDEAERALCTMLQHPDLCPDEHIIPACNFDFGSCQECFSQKDFDQVMNRKFNLLSISELTSTTEGTISFIRGSNDLLDRISAEGIKIGQHLKYEFNENRVGNHYLVNIDDAELNIPVEMAHNIFIKV